In Helianthus annuus cultivar XRQ/B chromosome 3, HanXRQr2.0-SUNRISE, whole genome shotgun sequence, a single window of DNA contains:
- the LOC110931157 gene encoding uncharacterized protein DDB_G0284459-like, giving the protein MELIRVMVDARYKDTQEDIRGIKESLAKLTATSPAPIFEKDDQDDAKKGEKDSLRKLDVDPKAKPKGQPKQKPESSKDTFAKSSEKSDAGKKKGVDETLNKQTDAEILEKHKRKDTVESKADVWKQEQEKKMKRENQIQNIGTSNRRKSFRNNKPPIATFPKNTNAFKKPTTAATKPKRSPQKSSPQKPPQKKQKTASSPPPSSIKLTDVDASKASLDVKATTVETPVVSAVVSQTTASIYFDPPPSTQPPTPQRFPSQSTFSPKPPSPSKTPLPPKFAYAKKKRKFVVLDEEKEIPSPIPLSSAPATFIPSSSPKTNPLDHPPTSHITMCHSIGNSISSGTACSPI; this is encoded by the coding sequence ATGGAACTGATCAGAGTTATGGTTgatgcaagatataaggatactCAGGAAGATATAAGGGGTATTAAAGAATCCCTTGCAAAACTCACTGCCACTTCCCCTGCACCTATCTTTGAAAAAGATGATcaagatgatgccaaaaagggggaaaAAGATTCCTTGAGAAAACTTGATGTTGACCCCAAAGCAAAACCAAAAGGTCAACCAAAACAAAAGCCAGAATCTTCCAAAGACACTTTTGCAAAATCTTCTGAAAAATCTGATGCTGGAAAGAAAAAGGGAGTTGATGAGACCCTTAATAAACAGACAGATGCAGAGATTTTAGAAAAGCATAAGAGAAAAGATACAGTAGAAAGCAAGGCAGATGTTTGGAAGCAGGAACAGGAGAAAAAAATGAAAAGAGAAAACCAAATACAAAACATTGGCACTTCTAATAGAAGAAAATCATTCAGAAACAACAAACCTCCAATTGCCACATTCCCCAAAAACACTAATGCTTTTAAAAAGCCAACCACTGCTGCAACCAAACCCAAACGTTCACCTCAAAAATCATCACCACAAAAGCCACCTCAAAAGAAGCAGAAAACagcttcatcaccaccaccatcctccatAAAATTAACAGATGTTGATGCATCAAAAGCATCATTAGATGTTAAGGCAACAACTGTTGAGACACCAGTGGTTTCAGCAGTTGTTAGCCAAACCACTGCCTCAATATATTTTGATCCTCCACCATCAACACAACCACCAACACCTCAAAGATTCCCCTCACAATCAACCTTTTCACCTAAACCACCATCTCCATCAAAAACTCCTCTTCCTCCAAAGTTTGCCTATgccaaaaaaaaaaggaaatttgtggtgcttgatgaagaaaaagaaattccATCACCAATTCCTTTATCATCTGCTCCTGCTACATTCATTCCATCCTCATCTCCAAAAACAAACCCACTTGATCATCCACCCACTAGTCACATTACCATGTGTCATTCCATTGGCAACTCAATATCCTCTGGAACTGCCTGCAGTCCAATATGA